Below is a genomic region from Arcanobacterium haemolyticum DSM 20595.
ACGGTGCCTGGAACGGCCAGGCCCAACATGCCAATGAAGTCAACGATTCCGCGTCCATGCTTGAGTTTGCGGACTACCAGCCAGGCGATCACCATGGAGAGGAAAGCGGCGATCGGGGTGGCGATGAGTGCCATGATGGTGGTGTCGAGGATGGCTTCGTTACCGATTCCGGAGAGCACGTAGCGGTAGTTCGCCAGTGTCCAGGTGTTGTCCACGCCCAGAATGTTCACGAATGATCCGATGATCACTGTGGCGTAGAGCGTGATGATCACGGCCATGATGAAGGCAACCATGGTGAGGATCGGGATGCGCCACGAGTTATCTGTGATGAGCTTCTTTTTGCCGGCGGGTTTGCCGGTTACGGTTACGGTGTTTTTGCGGCCCACCCAGTACTGCTGGATCACAAACACAAGAATGGACGGCACCAGCAGAATCAGCGAATAGGCGGCGCCAGCAGGGATATCGTATTCGCCGGTGAAGGCGATGTATGCCCGCGAGGAGAGCACGGTGAAATCGCCACCAATCACCAACGGGTTTGCGAGGTCAGCGATCGCTTCAACGAAGAGCAGCAGGAACGACGCCGCAAACCCTGGCAACATGAGAGGTAGGGTGATGCGGGTGAAGATGTTCCATTTGCTGGCTCCGAGATCCGCGGCGGCTTCTTCCAATGACGGATCGAGGGTGGAGAGAAGGCCTCGAAAATTCATGTAGGACACTGGGAAGAAGGACAGGGTGAGAACAAGAGTCATACCCTTCAGGCCGTAGATGTTGAAGTTGTCGAGTCCAAGCAGCCCGTTGGTGATGATGCCGTTGCGCCCCAGTAGTGTGATAACTGCGGTTGCTACCGCGAACGGTGGGGCAACGATGGGGATAAGTGCCAACAGGTTGAGGAGTTTTTTCCCTTTGAAATCGAGGCGTACGTGTGCGAACGCCAGGAGGAATCCGATGAGTGTTCCCGCTAATCCGACCACGATTCCGAGCACGAGCGTATTGAGAATAATCTGCCGTGGGTATGGATCGGACACCATTGAGGTGAGGACTTCGAGTCCGCGTTCCCCGAGCGCTTCCGAAAAGACTCGGATCAGCGGGAACACTGTGAGGAGAAGCAGGATTGAGACGACAACGATGGTAATGATTAACGTTGGCACGTCCCGTCCGTGTTTGCGTTTGTTGCGTATCGTGCGTCGAATTTCGCGCGCGGTTGCGGTATTTTCTGTGCCTGGTTGCGGCGGCATGGCCCCCGCGATTGGTGCAGTACTCATAGTTTTCGTCTCACTCCCTTTTCTTGTGGAGGATTATTTCGACGGCGGTGCGACGACTTCGTTGTCGAACCGTTTAGTGAACTCTGCTCGCTTTTCGCCAGCTTCGGTGAAGTTCCACTTCAGGAGGTTGACCTCATCGAGTTTGGTGATGCGTGGATCATCCTTGGCATCTGGGTGGGTGTGTGCCTGGTAGGAGCCGACTTCTGGGCCGATATTTTGTGCTTCGGCGGAGATGGCGAAATCGACGTACTTCTTGGCAAGATCGAGGTTCTTTGTGCCCTTGATGATGGCAACACCGCCGACTTCGTATCCGGTGCCGTCCTTTGGCGTGGTGATCACCATGTCACTCATACCTTGTTCCTTGTAGAGGGCACAATCGTGGATGAAGGAGATACCTGTGGTGACTTCGCCGCGGCCTGCTGCCTGGCCAGGTGCTGTACCAGACTTGGTGTATTGGAGAATGTTTCCGGAGAGTTTCTTCATGTAGTCGATTGCTGCATCTTCGCCGCCCAACCGGAGGTTTTGTGCCCAGAGGGTGGTGTATGCCGTACCGGAAGTGGATGGGTGTGCGGATTCAACTTGTTGTGCAAGTTCTGGCTTTAAGAGATCGTCCCACGTTTCTGGGGCCTTCAAGCCGAGCTTGTCGAGTTGCTTTTGGTTAGAGCAGAAGCCAAGAACGCCGATGTAGACGCCGGTCCAGGTGCCCTTTTCGTCCTTGTATTCGGCTGGGATCTTCTTTGCTTCAGGGGATTGGTAGGTTTCGAGCAGGCTTTCCTTGTTGGCTGCGCCGAAGCCATCGGCTGGGCCGCCGTGCCAAATATCGAATTCAGGATTGCCCTTGGTAGCAGTAAGACGGGCTACGGTTTCACCTGAGGAAAGACGAACGAACTTTGTTGGAATGCCAGTCTTTTCTTGGAATGTTTCAGTCCACTTTTGGCAGAGCTGATCGAGTGCGCCACAAGCAACGGTCAGGCTACCGCTACCTTCGGCCTGCTTGCCTTCTTCTACCGCACAGCCACTGAGGGAGATGGCTCCCAGGGTGAGCGCGGAGACGATGCCGAGAGATTTTTTGAACGTCGATGACATTGGTTGCTCCTTTGCAGTGTCACATCGTTGTGATAACTTCACCGTCTCACATGTGACCGTGCTAACGCGAGCAAATTTCTGTTACAAACCATTACAAGTGTGTTACACGTGCGAATACTTAGGCACGAAAGATGAATGTTTTGTTCCAGAATCGGCTTGGTCACGCCTTCTTGAAACGCAGAAAGGGCAGTAGCAGATACGAAGAGTACCGTAAAAAATATCGTGCAACTGACGGCACGGTTACAAGAAAGTCTCCCGCATAGCATCGACAGCCGTTTGTGCGGTGGTAACTCCAAGTATTCTTATATCCGTTTTATATGTGCTTATCGGGCCGCTCGCTCTTTGAGAATGATCGAGCGCCAGTATGCCCGCATTGTTTGATCATCCTCACTGGCCAGGTTCTTGATGGGGTCAGCGATGGGCGTCCGATTGCCATATTTATTAGGAGACCAGATTAACCAGCAGGACTAATCTTCCTTGCTGGACTGCTGGCGCACCCGATATCCCGTTCCACGCACCGTCTCAATCAGATTCTCTCGCACCCCAATGGCCTTCAAATGCGCACGCAACCGATGCACCGTAATCCGCACCATTTCGCGCCCGCCCACGCTCTCATCCGTATTCCACACGTTATGCAACAGATCATGAAAACTCACCGTGCGATTGTAATGATGCAAGAGTTGCTCCAAGACGCGAGACTCCATGGCCGGCAACAGCGTCGTCGAACCCTCAAAACTCAACTCACCCGTATCCGAATCGATCCGAATACCCTCCGCCTCACTCCACGACGTATCCCCGTGCCGCCGCAAAATCGCCTCAATACGCAACCCCACCTCACGCGGGGAAAATGGCTTCGTAATATAGTCGTCCGCGCCGGCTTCAAGCCCGCGAATACGATCCTCTTCGTCACCCAACGCAGACAACAAAACCACCGGAGTTGACGACGAAGCCCGCACCGCCTCACACAAGTCAATCCCGCTCGCACCAGGCAACATAACATCAAGCAAAATCAGCTCAACGCTACGTTCCTGCAACACGGCGCGAGCTTCCTCAGCACTCCCAGCACCAATCCACTCACGCCCCGTAGACTCCACAACGTACCCAATAATCGCGCGAATCTGCGGCTCATCATCCACAACCAACACAACGCTCATCGCTCACCCTTTCGTCCCTCAACCCAACCCGCGCACCGGAAGCTGAATATACACCTGCGTGCCAAAACCCAACGTAGCATCCACAACCAACGTGCCACGATGCGCAGAAATAATATGCTCCACAACCTTCATGCCAATCCCAGAACCCGACTGCGGCAAATCGCCAACCGACACCCGAACCGGATCATCATCCGCCGCAGAAGAAAGCAAGCCAATCCCCGTATCCTCAACCACAATCAAAGCGATGCCATCGTCGGCAGAAACGCGCATAACAATATGTGTTCCCTCGCCGCCATGCCGCACCGAATTCGTCAATAAATTCCACACAACCTGCTTGAGCATCCGCGGATCGGCGTCCACAAAAACTGGAGCCCCGTGATTATCAAGCCGAATATCGCAGGCGTGCATGATGCGAAACTCGTGCACAGCCTCACGCATCAACTGCCGCACATCCGTTTTGACCAAGTGAAGCTGGGCCAAAGATTTCTCCATACTAAACAGCACTAAAAAATCCTCTGCCAGAGCACACGCCGTTGCAGAATTTTCGGCGATAGTCTCCAAAAACTGGCGTTGAGCAGGGCTAATCGGGCCCAGATCGCCGTCCGTGAGGATCTCCGCGGCGCCCTTGATCACCGTCAAAGGCGTGCGGATCTCGTGTGACAGATAAGCCGGCGACACCAAATTCGTGAGCACGCGCTGTTGCAGCACATCATTTCGCGAGCGCTCGCGGGAAAGTTGGCGGTAGGTCCACCACCATCCCGCGAGAGGCAGCAAAATTAGGGAAATAAGCATGGGTAAACCTTCATCTGTGCATTCAGTTTGCATTTTCGGAGTAAAACCGGGGTTTCAGGCCCGGTTGCGGCCAAAAATGCAAACTGAATGCACGCCCGCTACCGGGCAATCACGTTCTCCAGCTCTTCGCCGGCCAGCAAATGCCGCACCTGGCGCTCAACCAGCCGCTGCAACCGTGGGGCAAGCGCCTTGGAATAGCCGCCGTTGTGTGCGGAAATCAGTACATTCGAGTGGGAGTACAGTGGATGGCCAGCCGGGAGTGGTTCGGGATCAACAACATCGAACGCGAACCGGAGGCGATCGGCGTGGGCCACCATAGCATCCGTATCAACAACAACCCCGCGCGCCACATTCACAACCAGGGCGCCATCCTTGAGCCGCCCCAAAAATTCTGAGCCAACTAGGCCGCGCGTTTCATCTGTTGCGGGCACGATGAGGATCACGATGTCTGCATCAGGGAGCAAATCGGGGAGTTGAGCGGTGGAATAAACATGCCCGTCCGCATCGTCGCGTTCGGTGCGGCCCACGCGCACAAGATCCACTTCGAACGGTGCCAAACGTTGTGCGATCGCCTTCCCAACGCCACCAACGCCCACCAGCACCACGCGCTTATCGGCCAGGCCAGGGGAGAAGAAGGTGTCCCATTCGCCGCGGGCTTGGGCGGCGATGGACCGTTTCACATCGCGTTGCATCGCCAGCGTGAGCATGAGCGTCAATTCGGCAGTGGACGTTTCGTGAACTGTTTTCGCGTTGGCCAGCACGTGGTGGGGCGCGAGGTGTGGGAGGATCGGTTCGTATCCAAGAGTGGAGCATTGGACGTAATCGAAATCCAGCCCATCAAGATGGCGGTAATCGGGGTTGCCGTTGAGGAGCGGGGTCACAACCATGTCGATTCGATCCGCGGGCGCCGGCCCACGCAGATCCCAATCGACTATCTCCACGTCAGCGCCAAATTTTTCGAGGCTTGCACGGACTGTATTATTCGGGGAAGAAACTATAAGTGTCATGCTTCTAGCCTAGTACAGCTCTAGCGATCTGAGTCGCAATATAAAGGTATTGGCGTGCCAGGTGTGAAGAAGCGGGTGTTTCGTTCTAGGCTTGTTTTATCTATGCCTGTTGCATAGTGCAAGGAGGGAATCAAGTGGCACGCTCTGGATCTGCACAAAATCCGGCACGGAAACCTAAGAAGTCTGCCCCTGAGCCGGTGGCGCCAAGTGCGTCTGAGCGCATTTTGGGTGGTAATGGTGGCCGGCTTTTCATGTTGATTGGTTTGGCGATTATTATTGCGTTGCGGGAGTGGTTTGGGCTTTCGGGTGCGATTGGTCCGGTTATTCATCATGCGACCGCCGGTGTCGTTGGCGTGTTGTCTGTTTTTGTTCCTGTCCTGCTGGTTGGCATTGTGGTGAAGTTGTTCCGCGCGTCTGATTCTGAGGCTACGCCGCGTTTTCTTGTTGGCGTTGGGCTGATTGTGGTTGCGTTGACTGCGATGATCCATATTTTTATGGGGCAACCACAGGTAACTGCTGGGTTTGCTGCTGTGGAGGCCGCGGGTGGTCTTGTTGGCTTCCTGGTGGGGTCCGGTTTGGCGAAGCTTTTGTCCGTGTGGGGCGCGATCCCAGTTTTGATTTTTGTTTGTATTTATGCGGTTTTGTATGCTACCGGCACGTCTGTGAAGGACATTGTAGAGTGGGTGTCGGATAAGCGTGCGGCGCGCGCGGAGTTTGAGCCGGAGCATTCGGCGTCGGTTCCGTTTGATCATCCAGAAGAAGTCGACGACGAGGCTCCCGTCTCGCGCCTGCGTCGTATCGCGATGAAAGCCCACGATCCGCAACCGCCTGCAGAACCAAAGAAGCGTCCTGCTGTGGAGCCTACTCGTGTGATGGCGCCGAAGCAGGTTCCGGCTCGGCCGCATGCTGAACCGGAACGTAAGGCTGCGAAGCCGGAACCGGTTCCGGAACGGATTGAGCAGATTGAGTTGGCATCTAATGCCACGTACACGTTGCCGTCTATGGAATTCTTGAAGCAGGGGCCTCCGCATGTGGAGCGTTCGGAAGTGAACGATCATGTGGTGGAGGCGTTGACGCGCGTGTTTTCGGAGTTTTCGGTTAATGCGGAAGTGACGGGCTTTTCGCGTGGTCCAACAGTGACTCAGTATGAGGTTGAACTTGGGCCTGGTGTGAAGGTCGATAAGATCGAATCGTTATCGAAGAACATTGCGTATGCAGTGGCGTCGTCGGATGTTCGTATTTTGTCTCCGATCCCTGGTAAATCGGCGGTTGGTATTGAAATTCCGAATACTGATCGTGAAACGGTTATGTTGGGCGACGTGTTGCGATCGTCTGTGGCGCTCAAGCAAACGCATCCGCTTGTGGTAGGCGTGGGCAAGAATGTTGGCGGCCAGTACGTAGTTGCGAATTTGGCTAAGATGCCCCACCTTTTGGTGGCAGGTGCGACGGGCGCTGGTAAATCGTCGTTTATTAATTCGATGATTACGTCGATCATGATTCGTTCCACTCCGGATCAGGTGCGCATGATTCTGGTTGATCCGAAGCGTGTGGAGCTGACGATTTATGCGGGGATTCCGCATCTGATCACGCCGATTATTACGAACCCGAAGAAGGCTGCGGAGGCGCTTGAATGGGTGGTTCGTGAAATGGATCAGCGGTATGACGATCTGGCGGCATATGGTTTTAAGCATATTGATGATTTCAATGCGGCAGTACGCGAAGGAAAAGTGACTGCCCATGAAGGTTCTCAGCGCAATCTGCAGCCGTACCCGTATTTGCTGGTGGTTGTGGACGAATTGGCGGATCTGATGATGGTGGCGCCGCGTGATGTGGAAGCGTCGATTCAGCGTATTACTCAGCTTGCACGTGCTGCGGGTATTCACTTGGTGTTGGCAACGCAGCGCCCGTCTGTGGATGTCGTGACTGGTTTGATTAAGGCGAATGTTCCGTCGCGTTTGGCATTTTCAACTTCGTCGGCTACCGATTCGCGTACGATTCTTGATTCGGTTGGTGCCGAAAAATTGATCGGTATGGGTGATGCGTTGTTTGCTCCTGCCGGTTCGATGAAACCGATGCGTGTGCAAGGTGCGTGGGTGGATGAGGAAGAAATTGCGGCCACGGTGAAGCATGTGAAGGCTCAGATGCAGCCGTCGTATCGTGAAGATGTGATTCCGAAGGCTGAAGCTAAGAAGATTGACGAAGAAATCGGTGACGATCTGGACGTCTTGTTGCAGGCCGCGGAGCTTGTGGTGAACACGCAGTTTGGTTCCACGTCGATGTTGCAACGCAAGTTGCGTATTGGTTTTGCAAAGGCGGGCCGTATGATGGATTTGCTCGAATCGCGTGAAATCGTGGGGCCGGGCACGGGTGGCAAGGCGCGTGATGTTCTTGTGACTCCTGAACAGTTGCCGGATGTTATTGCGTTGATCAAGGGTGAAGATGTGGATCTGTCTGCGCCGGCAGAAGATCCTGGTGCCACACAGATCGTTGATAGTGCACAGTATGCTGCAGATGATGACGGTACGGTTGTTATGCCAACCAACCGTTATGCAACGGATCCGCTGGCTGGTGGGGCAGAGGGCGATGTTGCGCGCAATTGGTATGATGACGAACTTGACGGGGAAGGCGAATCTGGCGAAGATGCCTGGCAATTAACTGGTAGATGAACCTGAACTGCTTTTCAGGCGCCACTTTTGCCAGAAAACCTTTATGATATGAGGGTGAACGAACAGCGAATTTCTAATTTCAACATTGCCAATGTTTTGACCGTCCTTCGATTGGTCTTGGTGCCGGTTTTCATTGTCGCGTTTTTGAGTGACACGGATGGGCGGCGCTGGTTGGCCTGGGCGATTTTCGCTGTTGCTGCGATTACGGATAAGCTCGATGGGCATTTTGCGCGTAAGTATAATCTGATTACTGACTTTGGGAAGTTGGCGGATTCGATTGCGGATAAGGCGCTGATTATTTCTGGTCTGGTGTTGCTTTCGTGGCATGGGCGCCTGTGGTGGTGGATGACTATCGTTTTCATCGCTCGTGAACTGGGCATTACATTAATGCGTATGTTTATGGTGAAGAAGAAGGTGATGGCTGCCGGTTGGGGTGGTAAGGCGAAGATGATGGCGCAATCGTTTGGGATTGCGGGCTTGATTCTTCCGTGGTTTACCTTCTTGCCTGAGACGTTCGCTGAAATCTTGGTTGGTGCTTCCTATGCGTTGATGGGAATTGCGTTGGTTTTCGCGATTAGCAGTGCTGTTGAGTATGTTCTTGAGGCGCGTAAGATTTCTGCGGAAGTTGAACCGCGCGCTGATTCTGCAGGTGAGTAGGGCCTGATGGCAGCGGAGAGCTTAGGGCGTCAGGTTGTTTCGGAGTGCTGTGAGCGTGGCGTATGTGTTGCCGTTGCTGAATCGTTGACTGGTGGTGCGTTGGCTAGTTCGATTGTGGACGTGCCTGGAGCGTCGACTATTTTTCGTGGTGGTGCAGTGACGTACGCTGCTGACACGAAGGCTTCGGTGCTTGGCGTGAGTGAGGCGCGTTTGGCAGTCACGGGTCCTGTTGATCACGATGTCGCTTGCCAGATGGCGGCGGGTGTTGCGAAACTTTTTGGGGCAGATTTTGGGGTTTCGACGACGGGCGTGGCTGGCCCTGGGCCATCCGATGGGCATCTCGCTGGATGTGTATGGATTGGCTGGTGGTATCAGGGTGAAAGTGGTGCGGAGCAGTTTCTTTTCCCTGGTGATAGGGCTACTGTGCGATGCCAGACTGTGGATAAGGCGTTGGAAACAATCCTGCGTTTAATCAAAGAAAAGTAAATGTGAGGTATAATATACTGGATACTACTTTGAGTAGTGTTTTACTGCGGTTTATGGATCTGTAAGGCGGTGCGCAGAGGAAATCCAGTAAATTCACAGGATAGCTTGGGAAGATATTTACATCAAGATGCGTTGAGCTATTTGATGAAAGCTAAAGCCAAGAGCTTGAACTTGGTGAAAAGAGGTTTGAAGAAGATGACAATGAATGACATGACCCGCGAAAACGTCCTGTTCCGTCATGAACTTGGTGAAGTGCTTCGTGAGTACCGTCAGCGGCAGGGGCGTACCCTTCGCGAAGTGTCCTCCGATGCCCGTGTTTCGTTAGGCTACCTGTCCGAAGTCGAACGTGGTAAGAAGGAAGCGTCCTCTGAACTGTTGCAGTCGATTTCGGTGGCGCTCAATGTTCCGATGAGTCACATTTTGCGTTTGGTAGCAGATCGTACCGATCTTGCTGAAGGTCGTATTCCGCCAATGATGCGTAAGCCGCGTATCCCAGATTCTGTTCCAGAATCTCTTGTTCGTGCTGAGCTGGCTGCTATGCGTGGCTGATTGTGAAGCATACTGAGTTCTGGCAGTGTGTAGATCGTGCTTTCCCTGGTGGGTTAGGGCATGGTTTAGTGAAGGATTTGGTGATTCCTGAATTAGGATCGCGCACTGCGGAACAAGCGCTGGAAGATCGTGAAGATCCTCAACGGGTCTGGTCTGCGTTACGGCGTAGCATAGATCTTCCGGAAAGATTTGAATACTTACATAAGATCAATCCTCGGGATCTAAAATAGTGAGGAACTGGTGGGAGGCATGCCTTCCACCAGTTTTTATTCTAATGCCAGTATTTATAGCGGACGTGGCTGCGTGGTTGTTAGAGCGATGGGTGTCGTGTGGAAATCGAACAGGCGTTCGGATAAGGTTGTCCACAGAACACGTTGGTGTAGGAGTTTTCCACGGAAATGCAGGTGCCAACGTTTTATGTCGGAGGTCGGTCATAAGCTGTTCTCATGAGGTATTCGGAGAGAAGATCTCGTGTTAACTAGACCTGTTCTGTTCGATATTTTTACTACATGATTGTGAGGAAGCTTGAAGATGGCTGCTAAAGAAAAAGATGCGCGTGCAAAGGCGCTAGAAACTGCTTTGGGGCAAATTGATCGTCAGTTTGGTAAGGGTTCTGCCATGCGTTTGGGGGATGCTCCACCGCAGCGCGTTTCTGTGATCCCAACTGGATCGCTGGCGCTTGATGTTGCGTTGGGTATTGGTGGGCTCCCTCGCGGCCGTGTGGTGGAAATCTACGGGCCAGAATCCTCCGGTAAAACCACAGTGGCGCTACACGCGGTAGCGAACGCTCAAAAGGCTGGCGGTATTGCAGCATTTGTTGATGCGGAACACGCGCTGGATCCTGAATATGCTCGTAAGCTAGGCGTTGATACGGATGCGTTGATTGTTTCCCAGCCAGATACGGGTGAACAGGCTCTTGAAATTGCCGATATGCTGATTCGTTCTGGAGCACTAGATATCATCGTGATCGATTCCGTGGCAGCTCTTGTTCCGAAGGCTGAAATCGAAGGCGAAATGGGTGATTCCCACGTTGGCCTTCAAGCACGTTTGATGTCGCAGGCACTGCGTAAGCTCACTGGTGCGTTGTCTGCTGCCGGAACTACCGCGATTTTTATTAATCAGTTGCGTGAAAAAATTGGTGTTTTCTACGGCAATCCTGAAACCACCACGGGTGGAAAGGCACTCAAATTCTATGCGTCGGTTCGTTTGGATGTGCGCCGCATTGAAACGCTTAAAGAAGGTTCTACACCAGTGGGTAACCGCACCCGCGTGAAGGTTGTAAAAAACAAGATGGCTCCGCCGTTTAAGCAGGCAGAATTCGATATCCTCTACGGCAAGGGCATTTCCACCGAAGGTGGCATTATTGATCTTGCGGTAGATACCGGTATTGTTCGCCGTTCTGGATCCTGGTATACGTATGAAGGCGATCAGCTTGGCCAGGGCAAGGAAAAGGCACGTCAATTCCTTCTGGACAACCCTGAAATCTCTGATGAAATCGAACGTAAGGTTCTTGCTACCATCGGCATCAATAAGGATGGATCGCCGGCGGAAGAACCAGAAGAAGCACCGGAAGTCTAAAACACGGAAAATGTACACCTTGGGTGTGGGGCGATTCTCGCCCCACACCGGATGGCATCTAGGGCAGGTGCAGGGGCAATAAATAATCATGGTTAATTACGCTGAAGATGCAGATTTTCGCCCGCGCAAGAAGGCTTATCGTTCTGCGGCAGATATTGCGAAGCGTAAGGCTGAACGTGCTGCGGCACGTACAGAAGAAGAATGGATCCAGTACGCGAAAGATCTATGCTACCGCCAGCTGGGCATGATGGAACGGTCTGTTGAACAGTTACGGCAGTCCATGGTTCGAAATCTTGTTCCAGAAGAAATCATTGAGTCTACTCTTCACGCATTCGAAGGCGCAGGGCTAGTTGATGATTCACGGTTTGCCCACATGTTTGTGCGATCGAAATTTGCTGAAAAAACGATCTCGCGCAGGGGACTGAAAGAAGAACTTAAACGGCGCGGAATTGTTGATTCGTTGATTGAACACGCCCTTGAACAGATCGATTCACACGATGAATACGAAGCGGCTCGCGATTTCGCGGTTCGAAAGGTTAGGACAATGCGCGGTTTAGAGAAGGACGTAATTCGGCGGCGCTTGTACGGCGCCTTAGCACGAAGAGGATTCAACCCTGATCAGATCCGCAACGCCGTGAACTCAGCTTTGGAATCGCTGGAAGAAGAGCCGGAATAGGGGATATGCGTATCACACCCACCGCTCCACAATGCTATCAATACAACGAATCTATTAAACTTGCCGGTTGAAGAACATTCACACGTAAGGGCTTTTATGAACGAGAAACTCAAGGCAACGGATATTAAAACGTACGCTGTGCGCACCCTCGGATGCCAAATGAACGTCCATGATTCTGAACGCATGGCTGGCCTTCTTGATCAGGCTGGAATTGTTCCTGTGGAACTCGTTCCAGAAAAGGCTGCACGTGCAACCGAAGCCGGTGATCAAGGCGCAGATGTGTTAGTGATTAACACCTGCTCGGTTCGTGAAAATGCGGCAAATAAGCTCTTCGGACACCTCGGCCAGCTCAAGGCAGTGAAGGATGCCCGCCCTGA
It encodes:
- the recA gene encoding recombinase RecA, translating into MAAKEKDARAKALETALGQIDRQFGKGSAMRLGDAPPQRVSVIPTGSLALDVALGIGGLPRGRVVEIYGPESSGKTTVALHAVANAQKAGGIAAFVDAEHALDPEYARKLGVDTDALIVSQPDTGEQALEIADMLIRSGALDIIVIDSVAALVPKAEIEGEMGDSHVGLQARLMSQALRKLTGALSAAGTTAIFINQLREKIGVFYGNPETTTGGKALKFYASVRLDVRRIETLKEGSTPVGNRTRVKVVKNKMAPPFKQAEFDILYGKGISTEGGIIDLAVDTGIVRRSGSWYTYEGDQLGQGKEKARQFLLDNPEISDEIERKVLATIGINKDGSPAEEPEEAPEV
- a CDS encoding regulatory protein RecX, which codes for MVNYAEDADFRPRKKAYRSAADIAKRKAERAAARTEEEWIQYAKDLCYRQLGMMERSVEQLRQSMVRNLVPEEIIESTLHAFEGAGLVDDSRFAHMFVRSKFAEKTISRRGLKEELKRRGIVDSLIEHALEQIDSHDEYEAARDFAVRKVRTMRGLEKDVIRRRLYGALARRGFNPDQIRNAVNSALESLEEEPE